One segment of Shewanella piezotolerans WP3 DNA contains the following:
- the pgm gene encoding phosphoglucomutase (alpha-D-glucose-1,6-bisphosphate-dependent) translates to MAIHERAGQIAEQKDLVNTSKLISLYYRLSPNVAEVTEQVTFGTSGHRGSAIKRSFNEAHLLAIAQAVADYRLQAGISGKLILGIDTHALSQPAAISVIEVLVANKVTVAVHQNDGFTPTPVVSHAIVCANKNNNNDLVDGLIVTPSHNPPQDGGIKYNPPHGGPAEGDITHWIQHRANEYLANSLEGVQHCDYSRALQSEFVIQEDFITPYVDDLANVINLSAIADAKLRIGVDPLGGSGIDYWLPIAKQYGLDISIVNNKIDPSFSFMPLDKDGKIRMDCSSPYAMAGLLAHKDNYDLCFGNDPDYDRHGIVCPGTGLMNPNHFLAVAIDYLATHRPHWNDNMLIGKTLVSSAMIDKVCDMHDKRMSEVPVGFKWFVEGLANSTFAFGGEESAGAAFLRLDGSTWCTDKDGFILCLLAAEILAVTGKTPQQRYLELEGEFGQSYYQRIDSPISLENKAKLSQITVESISATSLAGDVITQRLTHAPGNNAAIGGIKISTRNGWFAARPSGTEALFKLYGESFVSEEHLQLILAEAQQIVEQALVG, encoded by the coding sequence TTGGCTATACATGAAAGAGCAGGGCAGATTGCTGAGCAAAAGGATTTGGTCAACACTTCGAAATTAATAAGCTTATATTATCGTTTAAGCCCAAATGTAGCTGAGGTGACTGAGCAAGTGACCTTTGGCACTTCAGGACATCGTGGTAGTGCGATTAAACGCAGTTTTAATGAGGCGCACCTTCTCGCTATTGCTCAGGCTGTGGCAGATTACCGCCTTCAAGCTGGAATTAGCGGCAAACTTATTTTAGGTATAGATACCCACGCTTTATCTCAACCAGCAGCGATATCTGTTATTGAAGTATTAGTGGCAAATAAGGTTACCGTCGCTGTACATCAAAATGATGGTTTTACCCCAACGCCTGTTGTATCCCATGCCATCGTTTGCGCGAATAAAAATAATAATAACGATTTAGTCGATGGACTGATTGTGACTCCGTCGCATAATCCACCTCAAGATGGCGGTATTAAGTACAATCCTCCCCATGGTGGACCCGCCGAGGGAGATATTACCCATTGGATCCAACATAGAGCCAACGAATACTTAGCTAATAGTTTAGAGGGCGTTCAACACTGCGATTATAGCCGAGCGCTGCAGTCTGAATTTGTTATTCAAGAAGATTTTATTACGCCTTATGTCGACGATCTGGCTAACGTTATAAACTTGTCTGCGATTGCCGATGCTAAGCTACGTATAGGCGTTGACCCACTTGGTGGTTCAGGTATTGACTATTGGCTACCTATCGCTAAGCAATATGGCTTAGACATATCAATTGTTAACAATAAAATTGATCCAAGTTTCAGTTTTATGCCGCTGGACAAAGATGGCAAAATCCGCATGGACTGTTCATCTCCATACGCTATGGCCGGCTTACTAGCGCACAAAGACAATTATGATCTCTGTTTTGGCAATGATCCTGATTACGATCGCCATGGTATTGTTTGCCCTGGCACAGGGTTAATGAATCCAAATCATTTTCTTGCTGTTGCTATCGATTACTTGGCAACGCATAGGCCTCATTGGAACGACAACATGCTAATTGGTAAAACATTAGTGTCGAGTGCCATGATTGATAAGGTATGTGACATGCACGACAAGCGTATGTCTGAAGTACCGGTTGGCTTTAAATGGTTTGTGGAAGGTCTTGCAAATAGTACATTTGCTTTTGGTGGAGAAGAGAGCGCTGGTGCAGCTTTTTTAAGGCTCGATGGTAGCACTTGGTGTACAGATAAAGACGGCTTTATTCTTTGTTTATTGGCAGCTGAAATATTAGCAGTTACCGGTAAAACGCCACAGCAACGTTACCTTGAACTTGAGGGCGAATTTGGTCAAAGTTATTACCAGAGGATTGATAGCCCAATTAGTTTAGAGAACAAGGCTAAACTGAGTCAGATCACTGTAGAGTCGATATCCGCGACATCACTTGCAGGCGATGTTATTACCCAAAGGCTCACCCATGCGCCAGGTAATAACGCAGCAATTGGGGGGATCAAAATCTCTACTCGTAACGGTTGGTTTGCTGCTCGCCCTTCAGGTACTGAGGCGCTATTTAAACTTTACGGAGAAAGCTTTGTTAGTGAAGAGCATTTGCAGCTTATATTAGCTGAAGCACAGCAGATAGTTGAGCAAGCTTTAGTTGGTTAG
- the seqA gene encoding replication initiation negative regulator SeqA: MKYIEVDEELYRHIASKTEHIGESASDILRRILGLRVDSIAQTEPETISHPSLEVNKDVVEAVVEPKVEQIKPTSDFIGLIDADLLAAQKGAVGRFLFILDTVYQSSNSQFQQVLQIQGRDRLYFATSKDALLKASKSANPKEIGKSGFWVTTNNNTAKKRTILSEVLMQFGTDEEQVAAITSKI; this comes from the coding sequence ATGAAATATATCGAGGTTGATGAAGAACTTTACCGTCACATTGCCAGTAAGACTGAACATATTGGCGAGAGTGCTTCAGATATTTTACGTCGAATACTAGGGCTGCGCGTTGATTCAATTGCACAAACAGAGCCTGAAACCATCAGTCATCCAAGCTTGGAAGTCAACAAGGACGTGGTAGAAGCTGTCGTAGAACCTAAAGTAGAGCAAATAAAGCCAACATCAGACTTCATTGGGCTTATAGATGCAGATCTGCTTGCGGCTCAAAAGGGCGCTGTAGGACGTTTTTTATTTATACTCGACACGGTTTACCAATCGTCTAACAGTCAATTTCAGCAAGTGCTGCAGATCCAAGGACGAGACCGATTGTACTTTGCCACCTCAAAGGATGCATTACTAAAGGCCAGTAAGTCGGCTAATCCAAAAGAGATTGGTAAGAGTGGATTTTGGGTGACGACCAACAATAATACCGCTAAAAAACGCACTATCTTGTCAGAAGTATTAATGCAATTTGGTACTGATGAAGAGCAAGTTGCTGCTATTACCAGTAAGATTTAA
- a CDS encoding alpha/beta fold hydrolase — translation MHYTTNGNGPVVILIHGLFGDLDNLKALGKSLEDSFTVVRVDVANHGSSKKVSSMTYLSLAEDIKRLIETLKVNSAILVGHSMGGKIAMATALSYPGLVNKLVVADIAPVSYNSRHDKVFEALESMPLNQIKDRRDALEHMRAHDIDEGTAQFLLKSLVRRDQGFKWKMNLTGLKQSYSDIISWPTFTSPYQGACLFIRGGDSDYVTSAHRNAIIEQFPTVKAKTIEGTGHWLHAQKASIFNRMVKDFITNK, via the coding sequence ATGCACTATACGACCAATGGCAATGGACCGGTTGTGATTCTTATCCACGGATTATTTGGAGATCTCGATAACCTTAAAGCGCTTGGTAAAAGTTTAGAAGATAGCTTTACCGTCGTGAGAGTTGATGTTGCCAACCATGGAAGTAGTAAGAAAGTCTCCTCTATGACCTACCTATCGTTGGCTGAAGATATCAAGCGGCTCATTGAAACCCTAAAAGTTAACAGTGCTATTTTAGTTGGCCACTCCATGGGCGGTAAAATAGCGATGGCGACAGCGCTATCTTACCCTGGCCTGGTTAACAAGCTGGTGGTAGCAGATATAGCCCCCGTCTCCTATAACAGTCGCCATGATAAAGTATTTGAAGCGCTCGAAAGTATGCCGCTGAACCAAATTAAAGACAGACGCGATGCACTCGAACATATGCGTGCGCATGATATCGATGAAGGTACCGCTCAGTTTCTTTTAAAATCGCTAGTGCGTCGTGACCAAGGTTTTAAATGGAAGATGAATTTAACCGGCTTAAAACAAAGCTATAGCGACATAATTAGTTGGCCAACATTCACATCGCCATACCAAGGAGCTTGTCTATTTATTAGAGGCGGCGACTCAGACTATGTTACGTCGGCACACCGAAACGCTATAATTGAGCAATTCCCAACAGTTAAAGCAAAGACTATTGAGGGCACGGGCCATTGGTTACATGCTCAAAAAGCCAGCATTTTTAACCGTATGGTTAAAGATTTCATTACCAATAAATGA
- a CDS encoding DUF2788 domain-containing protein, protein MLMQYMEQIEALGLNLFFAAIFFFIGMAIHDVLKQGKVPKFGRYIVWLVLFLGCAGFIAKGIIQMTWEGSGIS, encoded by the coding sequence ATGTTAATGCAATATATGGAACAGATTGAAGCTCTAGGCTTAAACCTGTTTTTTGCAGCCATTTTCTTTTTTATTGGTATGGCCATACACGATGTACTCAAGCAGGGAAAAGTCCCTAAGTTTGGGCGATACATTGTTTGGTTAGTTTTATTTCTCGGCTGCGCCGGGTTTATAGCAAAAGGGATTATACAGATGACTTGGGAAGGCTCAGGCATCAGTTAA
- the ybfE gene encoding LexA regulated protein gives MAKETSDRTTIDLFATEKRRGRPRSNPLPRDQQLKINKRNQIQRDRANGLKRIELKVSQDLYDALNEQAMASNISRSQLIESILQKLVSN, from the coding sequence ATGGCAAAAGAAACATCAGATAGAACCACCATTGATCTGTTCGCAACAGAAAAACGACGTGGTCGTCCTCGCAGCAACCCACTGCCGCGGGACCAGCAATTAAAAATTAATAAAAGAAATCAGATCCAACGCGACAGAGCGAATGGATTAAAGCGAATAGAGTTAAAGGTGTCACAAGATTTGTATGACGCCTTGAATGAACAGGCAATGGCCAGTAACATCAGCCGCAGTCAGTTAATAGAATCAATACTGCAAAAGTTAGTAAGTAATTAA